AGTTGGACAAAACACAATGCAAGGAGAGTATGATTAACATCTCTTACACATACACATAAGCACTTAACTACCTTTGTGAGATTGtgcttcatctccaatgtttaaTTGATGCTTCTGTAACAATTAACTCCCCCAAATCAAGAGGAGACATCGGCTAGCTATGAAAGTTTACGTGTGAACGTAGCCAAGACAACCATCTTACCTCACCAACAAGCTGAACACCATAGTCCCTCTTCTGTGGCTGGATGGTCACTCCCCTGCCATTAACCAGCTGAGTCAGGTCAATGGGATGAGTGGGGTCAACCCGACCCAGGTCAATCAGATACTGTAGCCTGTTCAGGGTCAGGGGCTGGTACTGAGCCCGCCGACTGGGAAGAAGAGCACAAATTTGTGAGTATAATCTCCTGTCTCTAGCTATGTATGTACAGAGATGCAGTATGAAAAGTTACAAGGCCTTTTTTTTGCTTCTAGGCCACCAACTCTGTATAGTATGATCATTTGATGATAGAACATGGAGTGTTCAACAATGGACATCAATGTATTTACCTGTGTCCCTCATTGTAGCCGTATTTTGGGATGGCTAGATAGAAGGGAGTCTGACCCCCCTCGAACCCCAGACGAGGTCGGTTGCCTCGCTGCCTCTCCCCCTTGTGACCCCGGCCACTTCTGTTTCCTCCATGTTGGCCTCTGCCTCGCTTCTTCTCCTGCAAAATAATAGACAAGATGAAAAATACCAGCGTTAGAACAGCTGTACATATTCTTCACTATTAATGTTCAATAATATATCCATAGTAATTCATCGCTAATTGTTTATCATTGGCACAATGAATTCATGCAACGAATGTCTGTTTGAGACGAGACCAAAACTGTATTGACTAGAAATTATAACTACTATGCTATTTGCTTGTGTTTTGATATAGCAGACAGTGATAACTGACCAATTGTGTTCAAATAAGATGTTGTGCTTACATTCTAGGGGTAAACAAGAGATTTAGCTATAGATAGCTACTATTTGTACAAGCAAGCCATCTTTGGCTGGCtaagttacagtagctagctaacgttagctgatggctactactagccatgctagttagcttgctagctattcAGCAACTGATGGTCTGGTAAACGCATACTTACAGCCTTCTTGGTCCCCGGTTCAGGTCGTAAGTTTGCTAATGAAATACGAGGCAAATTCTGCAAAATATCTAATGCCTTCCCACTAGGTTTTCTCGTAAAAGACATCGTCCTCTCCACATGTCAACGTCACCCAAGGACAAAATCGGCTACCATGGATATGGCTCACGTGACACACAATCTGGCATTTGCCGGAAACGGAAGTGCCATTGTTTCACAGACTTTTAGACTATCTGTATTTTCTACAAATTGAATGGATGAGTACATTGTCCTATCCACTAGGTTTACCAGTTAATTAATTCTTACTGCACTCTCTCTTTGCCAAACTGATGCCCGCGAGTACGAAAACATACTGTTCCCGCAACTATTGCATGTAATAACAAGGGCGATACAAATTTAACGTTTTCGTTCCATCCAAGGATACATTGTCAATTCTCTTGGAGAATACCAGCTGCCTGTACGTTGTATGTGCGGTAATAGTATGTCAGTGCCCTTGCCTGCTATTCTACCTGCCGCTCGGAAAGCCACTGCAGCGGTGAGTTAAGATGATTTTTGACAGCAAGTGAATGCATAGTTTATTGTTGCGGACAATAACTTGCCCTCACATTAAAACTATAGTCTCACTTACGTCTGTATTCTCCGTAAAGGACCACTAGTGGGAAGATAGAATCAAGTGTTTTAGTATAGGGCTGTAACAAAATCCTGCACAGTAGCTCTCCAGGTGGAGGGTTGGCCACCCCTGACCTAGATTTACCAACCATAGACATTGAAGTGTTGTCAATAAAGCTAACCACATTGTACATTTATGTATATATTTTGCATTACAGGTGATATTTCTTCATGGCCTAGGTGACACTGGGTATGTGCAGCTTATTAGTTTCATCCCTCATCTTACTCCTTCCACTCACCATTGACTTCAGGGTTATCTGTTGTTATTATTCCCTTTCACTATAGTCTATAGCTCAtaaaatgtcatttgcttttgttCATAGCCATGGTTGGGCAGAGGCCTTTGCTGGGATCCGGACACCACATGTGAAATACATCTGTCCTCACGCGTGAGTACCTCTGTGGACAAGTACAGCTCCTGTATTTGGATAATGTTGATGATAGTGATTATTGATGACATTGGGTTTAGTATACACATTTATTACTGACATTGaaatatttttgttattttgattTTTCAGTCCAATCAAGCCTGTTACATTAAACATGGGGATGTCCATGCCCTCCTGGTAAGAAGGGAAGTCTCTTTCATTTGATATAAAGTAGGCAATATCGAAGAACAGTACTATTTGGGTTAATCACTCCCCTCTATGTTTTAGGTTTGACATCATCGGATTGCAAACAGATGCAGAGGAAGACGAAGCTGGTATTAAACAGGCTTCAGAGAATAGTAAGTTAGAGTAGTAGGTTTGAATGTAGCAGTACTAGGACATTACAGTATGATGGAAGTTTAAAACGGTATGAGCTTGAGCTTGACATGATTCTATTTGagcttgatttgatttactgCTTCCAATCTCCTCAGTTAAAGCACTGATAGATCAAGAAGTGAAGAATGGAATACCATCACACAGAATTGTTCTTGGTGGATTTTCTCAGGTAGACTAGTGTATGACGACAAAAAACTGTAAAACAATGCTGAAATCTACATAATTCAGTGGTAAGACAGTGAGTATTCATGTTTTTGTGTGCTTTGGCATAAATAGGGTGGAGCGTTGTCTCTGTACACAGCTCTCACAACCCAACAGAAGCTGGGGGGAGTGGTTGCCCTCAGCTGCTGGCTCCCTCTACGGAACTCCTTCCCCCAGGTAATACAATTAGAAGTGTTCTGTGGTGCACTTAGGTTATGCATATGATCCATTCAATTGTTTTGGAATGCAAACAGTCTATCAGCTTGTTACTTTACCAAATCACACAAATCAACAATGTTCAAAGTCCAAGACAGACCAAATAATTTAAGAGGCATTGCAAATTGTAGCTGATTTGAAATATAACCATAATGAAATCTATTTTCAGGCATCGAGAAACTCTGCCAACAATGAGATGCATGTCCTGCAGTGCCATGGCGAGGCGGACCCTCTGGTGCCCGTAATGTTTGGATGTCTCACTGTAGAGAAGCTAAAGACCCTCTGCAATCCATCCAACATCATCTTCAAGACCTATCCCAGAATGCCACACAGTGCCTGCCCTGAGGTTAGTATGGTTTGCACAGTGGCTGTGAGAAGAGATTAGAATGAAGATTGGCACTTTTTGAAGACTTTGGACATGCACTATTGAATTGATATGACATGACTTTATATTTTGTGCAGTAATACTTGTCTTTCTTGCATCCCACAGGAAATGATGGATATCAAGCAGTTTATTGAGAAGCAGCTTCCTCCAATCTAACAGTTAGACCCACACACCCACCACCATCAGAGCTCATCGAAGGTGACACCTGTGACACTCCATAGACTGTCTGAACCACAGACCTCACTCAATAGAACCTGCTAACTGTGGCTGTCAGAGACAGAGTCCGAGACAGGCCCTAGGGCTAGAGACAAGCTGGGGTGAGGGACATCATAACTAAAACTATTATATTTTCTGCTGGAGCCAGGTGGAATCCTCAGTATTTGAATCGTTAATGTTGTCAGTTGCCAGTAGTGTAGCTGTTTGATATTTGGATGCCATCTTTCCCAGGGAATACATGTGTTGGGAGTATCTTAGATTGTATGGTTTGAAAATATGATTCTTAATATGTTGATTTGTAACAAATAACTTAATGAATGTATAAAAGCCTGATATAATGCAAGAGTAAAATAAGAATATGGCATAAAAGTATTGTGCTTTCATAGATTTGTAAGAATTGGAAGCAATGTCCTGTCAATTCAATACACAAATACCATATATGAATGGTCACATTCTATTTATTTCATACATATATTATATTCCTGTTTATGTTTTGTGTGAGAAGAAAAATTGGACTGAATCAGCATCACAATATTAAAATCCACAGGCAAGATCTATTTCCAGGTATCAGCTTACACTATATGTAAAAAGTTACTATTATTGTGATCAACTGTTGCACCATTTCTGTGATATTTTATTCAAACGATCTTGAAGGTGAATGATCTAATGCCAAGGCACTTCCCCATGTCTTCTTAACAATAAGTCAAACCTAATTTTATGCTTTAAGGCTGACAATAGACCTACACACAAATGCAGTGCTCACTGATACAACATGCTTCCCCCTCAGAAAAGTGCAATGCCAAGCGCTAGggaatatataaaaatataaatatatatatatatatatatatgcaatcGGGAACTGAATCTAGCGTATGTTCTTGCTTGCTCTGAGTATTTTGGAAAGTCAATATTCAAGGTAATATAAACAGTAGTTTACACCTTAATAAATACTGTTTGGCAAATACAGCTTATTAACCTGTTGATCAATCAACATTTGAACTGTAACTGAAAGCTAAACCTAAAACCCCCTTTGGATAAGACAAGTGTCCTCTAAAAGCAGTGCAGAGTGATTGATGGTGAGTGAGAGTCTATGGCTCTGTGGCAGGTGGCTGTTCGGCCAGGTCCTGCAGCAGCTCTGCGTACGCTGTGGAGTTCATGTAGCGTGGGTATGAGTCTCTCTGCATTAGCGTGTAGATCTGATGCTGGGCGTCTTCGAACGTGTGCGACGTGGGCTCCAACATGTTCTTGTTAATCACATCTCGAACACGCGAGTCCAAACTCACCTGAAGAAGGAAATAACCATTTAAAGGGAATAAGTATACTCTATAGAAAGAGAAAAAATGATAGGCTTATTGCTTGAACTTAGAGCGTAATTAGAGTAAACCACCTCAGTCATATAAATGCCTAGGGTGGTGTAGGCTCACCTCTttaggggagaggatggagatgaAGTCCTTGTAGATCTGTCGTACTTTATCCTCCACCACAGTTTTGTTGGTCTCCTTCTTCAGCTCCTCGCAGGCCAACCAGAACATCATGTTCTCTTCACTGAACTCTGTCCTCAGGAACTGGCGGAAGCAGCCCCGCCCTGCAGAGCTCTTCATCAGCCTCTCAAATGACATGGTCCATGTCATCGCATCCTCCAGAATAGGCTTGGGGCTACAAAAGAGGGACCATGAGCTTTATTTCATACAGTAGATATCGTTGAGACTGTTCCATGTCAATGTTTCAGCTCTAGCTCCATACAATTACATATGGAACTCCGAACATATAATTACTCGGGAACATTAAATGACATAAGTCATTTAATAGGATCTCCATGTCTAGAGACCGCATTTAAAGTCGACATTAAACAGGCTAAACTATATCCcctcttcttttttttcttacaTTATGTGGCTAGCTGTATAGGGGATATACTTGTGAAGAGCTGATTCTCATTATTATACAATATTTATCACAATATTCTAATCAATGATATGCATAATCTTAAGACCTATATGCTCACACAACCATAGTCATCTGATTGACTGAAATCTTGAACTAGTGAAGTGTTACATGATTTTGATGTTGATCGCTAACGGCGACCAGAGTATTCCAGAAGTTACCTGTCATCACAGTTTGCgatttcctctgctctcctctcataggtgttttttttttaatcctctcATCCTCCGCCCTAACAGTCAGACTGAAAAACAGTGAAAAACAATAGAAATAGAAAATGTATCAATGTACAATGTGTGTTTCTGCTATTGTCAATTGGGATGGTGGGTAGCAGATAGAGAGGCATGTTGTTAGTTTCAAGCGGTGAAAAAAAGTGGTGGGAGGTGCACATCCTGCTTCGTGAGCTctgcagggggggggggcttctGTAAACACTACTGTCATCCAGTCCTTGGAGATGTGTTGCAACACCTGGTGTGGCAGTCACCTGTAGTCTAATTAAAGCCCTGTGAGAATCCACCACATCTGTGCTCCCCGGCCACACTCTGTAGCGCTGCGACAATTAGCATAACTGAATGGAGGTTGATGTGGAGATAGAGACTATTCCCACTCAATTGGGACTGAATTAGCATGCTCTTATTCTGCACACAACAGGAAGAGGCATAACTTGCttacgtacagtggggcaaaaaaaagtatttagtcagccaccaattgtgcaagttctcccacttaaaaagatgaggcctgtaatgttcatcataggtacacttcaactatgatagacaaaataagaaagaaatatccagaaaatcacattgtaggatttttaatgaatttatttgcaaattatggtggaaaataagtatttggtaacctacaaacaagcaagatttctggctctcacagacctgtaacttcttatttaagaggcccctctgtcctccactcgttacccgtattaatggcacctgtttgaacttgttatcagtataaaagacacctgtccacaaccttaaacagtcacactccaaactccactatggccaagaccaaagagctgtcaaacgacaccagaaacaaatttgtagacctgcaccaggctgggaagactgaatctgcaataggtaagcagcttggtttgaagaaatcaactgtgggagcaattattaggaaatggaagacatacaagaccactgataatctcctttgaatctggggctccacgcaagatctcaccaagggaggtcaaaatgatcacaagaacggtgagcaaaaatcccagaaccacacgggtggacctagtgaatgacctgcagagagctgggaccaaagtaaaaaagcctaccatcagtaacacactatgccgccagggactcaaatcctgcactgccagacgtgtccccctgcttaagccagtacatgtccaggcccatctgaagtttgctagagagcatttggatgatccagaagaagattgggagaatgtcatatggtcagaggAAACCAAAatctaactttttggtaaaaactcaacttgtcgtgtttggaggacaaagaatgctgagttgcatccaaagaacaccatacctactgtgaagcatgggggtggaaacatcatgctttggggctgtttttctgcaaagggaccaggacgactgatccgtgtaaaggaaagactgaatggggccatgtatcgtgagatttgtgaaaacctccttccatcagcaagggcattgaagatgaaatgtggctgggtctttcagcatgacaatgatcccaaacacactgcccgggcaacgaaggagtggcttcgtaagaagcatttcaaggtcctggattgGCCTAGcctgtctccagatctcaaccccatagaaaatctttggagggagttgaaagtctgttgcccagcaacagccccaaaacatcactgctctagaggagatctgcatggagaaatgggccaaaataccagcaacagtgtgtgaaaaccttgtgaagacttacagaaaacgtttgacctctgtcattgccaacaaagtgtatataataaagtattgagataaactgttgttattgaccaaatacttattttccaccataatttgcaaataaattcattaaaaatcctacaatgtgattttctggatttttttctctcactttgtctgtcatagttgaagtgtacccatgatgaaaattacaggcctctcatctttttaagtgggagaacttgcacaattggtggctgactaaatacttttttgccctgtAGATGTCAATAACTCCATAACCTAAATATCCCTGTGTGTTTCCCCCAGAAATCCAGcagccggcagtgggagaagatggaaggaTGTGGATTTTGGCCTacattctgcacattttctcatcgatgaaacatttgatctcaatacagttttatGTTCCCCAAACTAGAAACTAGAAAGTTTGGTTGACTTTAGGCTTTGCCAAAGTTTTTAAAAAGCTAGTTGTTTAAAAGGAGTGCAAATGCAAATTGAGttactgcacacacacatttcacaaaGTAGACGTTCCCTAACTGAAATATGCAGATATATGCCAGAACGGGCCAATAGGAAACCtcactagctcgtgcttggctctccccacctccctgctTATTCTTCCCACTATGACTAATctgttcccattggaaacgacaggctaTGGTCTATGTTGGTTTAGTTATAAAAATATTTGGTATTGTGGTACCTACCAGGAGCAGCTGCAGCAACAACACCAGCAGAAGCAACAGGCATTGGAGGCGTTGGTGGGCGTGTTCCC
This genomic window from Oncorhynchus gorbuscha isolate QuinsamMale2020 ecotype Even-year linkage group LG07, OgorEven_v1.0, whole genome shotgun sequence contains:
- the LOC124039775 gene encoding acyl-protein thioesterase 1-like, which encodes MCGNSMSVPLPAILPAARKATAAVIFLHGLGDTGHGWAEAFAGIRTPHVKYICPHAPIKPVTLNMGMSMPSWFDIIGLQTDAEEDEAGIKQASENIKALIDQEVKNGIPSHRIVLGGFSQGGALSLYTALTTQQKLGGVVALSCWLPLRNSFPQASRNSANNEMHVLQCHGEADPLVPVMFGCLTVEKLKTLCNPSNIIFKTYPRMPHSACPEEMMDIKQFIEKQLPPI